Proteins from a single region of Caloramator sp. E03:
- a CDS encoding DUF4153 domain-containing protein produces MKIFNQIKKILISFKQSIRRFPLTLTLSTLTSIILIAQLEISKSENANLHETLSRFAMILALSIPVSLIITFLFERYKKVKKSAKFLIYFVSLVFLIIYYLFCLEKFDMVSTTRFIALNLAFYLIALITPFFYNRENLELYTIKLVTRFFVTMLYSVVLQSGIGAILFTIDKLLGIHVYSNIYIYMWFLICGIFIPGYFLAGIPNEDEDILSIEYSKVLKILLLYIIMPLISIYTIILYIYFIKIVIAFQWPKGIVANLVLWYSAITSIVIFLIFPLKDENSWVKYFIFYITKIIIPLIIIMFLSIGIRIKAYGITENRYFVVALGIWVFIVMLYYNISKIKKNIFLPLTLSIIAILSVIGPWSSYSLSVLSQNKRFESILIKNKMLNNKTIKPSANISDEDKKDISSILSYFERYHSFKELKYIPDNFQISDMKSIFGFEYMDIWYNNEINDFFSYMLGDLSTPVDIKGYDYLFSFRYPKNINSQSNSRLKVEYSYDNQKIKIFLDNINVFEKDLSSIVKNIHNKYGYINKERIDLSDMTYIFETDRLNIKLIMFSINGMKDTASKDNIKINSIEFDLLVRIK; encoded by the coding sequence ATGAAAATATTTAATCAAATTAAGAAAATACTTATTTCATTCAAACAGAGTATAAGGCGTTTTCCATTAACACTTACTCTTTCAACCTTAACATCTATTATATTAATAGCTCAATTAGAAATATCAAAGAGTGAAAATGCAAACCTTCACGAAACCTTATCAAGGTTTGCAATGATACTTGCACTTTCAATTCCTGTTTCTTTAATAATAACATTTTTATTTGAAAGATATAAGAAAGTAAAAAAGTCAGCAAAATTTTTAATATACTTTGTATCTTTAGTTTTTTTAATAATCTATTACCTATTTTGCCTTGAAAAGTTTGATATGGTATCAACAACACGCTTTATAGCTTTAAACCTTGCTTTTTATCTTATAGCACTTATTACTCCTTTCTTTTATAACAGGGAAAACCTTGAGCTTTATACAATAAAGCTTGTAACAAGATTTTTTGTAACTATGTTATATTCTGTAGTTTTACAGTCTGGAATAGGTGCTATACTTTTTACAATAGATAAACTTCTTGGCATACATGTTTATTCTAATATTTATATTTATATGTGGTTTCTAATTTGTGGAATATTTATACCTGGATATTTTCTTGCAGGGATTCCAAATGAGGATGAAGATATTTTATCTATTGAGTACTCCAAAGTACTTAAGATATTGCTTTTATATATAATAATGCCTTTAATCTCTATATATACAATAATACTTTATATATACTTTATAAAAATAGTCATAGCTTTTCAATGGCCAAAAGGTATTGTTGCAAATCTTGTACTCTGGTACTCTGCTATAACATCAATAGTAATATTTCTTATATTCCCCTTGAAAGATGAAAATAGCTGGGTAAAATATTTTATTTTCTATATTACAAAAATTATTATTCCTCTTATAATCATAATGTTTCTTTCAATAGGGATTAGAATAAAAGCTTATGGAATAACTGAAAACAGGTATTTTGTAGTAGCCCTTGGAATTTGGGTATTTATTGTTATGCTCTACTATAACATATCAAAAATAAAGAAAAATATTTTTCTACCATTAACATTATCAATAATTGCAATACTCTCAGTAATTGGTCCATGGAGCTCATATTCATTATCAGTTTTAAGTCAAAATAAAAGATTTGAAAGCATACTTATTAAAAACAAAATGCTAAATAATAAAACTATAAAACCTTCAGCTAATATATCAGATGAGGATAAAAAAGACATAAGTTCAATATTAAGTTATTTTGAAAGATATCATTCCTTTAAAGAATTAAAATATATACCAGATAATTTTCAAATCTCTGACATGAAAAGTATATTCGGTTTTGAATATATGGATATATGGTATAACAATGAAATAAATGACTTTTTTTCATATATGCTTGGTGATTTAAGTACTCCAGTTGATATTAAAGGATATGATTATCTTTTCAGCTTCAGATATCCTAAAAATATCAATAGTCAATCAAATAGCAGGTTAAAGGTAGAATACAGCTATGATAATCAAAAAATAAAAATATTTTTAGATAATATTAATGTTTTTGAAAAGGATTTATCTTCAATTGTAAAAAATATTCATAATAAATACGGATATATAAATAAAGAAAGAATAGACCTTTCAGACATGACCTATATATTTGAAACTGATAGGCTTAATATAAAATTGATTATGTTTTCAATAAACGGAATGAAAGATACAGCCTCAAAGGATAATATAAAAATAAATTCAATAGAATTTGATTTATTAGTAAGGATAAAATAA